A stretch of the Vigna radiata var. radiata cultivar VC1973A chromosome 7, Vradiata_ver6, whole genome shotgun sequence genome encodes the following:
- the LOC106765791 gene encoding E3 ubiquitin-protein ligase RING1, with protein MPNFPHPYNTTFPSLPPMPPPPKFDVDEHPKLIQHHRHVVQLALVVSTCIVGVFIFLFIVSTLIRYFYSRRYNRTPNGTRHTPILFDLNGDPPTSNNDHDVADQDHLPPVHHVWYIRTVGLQQSLIDSITVFKYRKNEGIIDSSECSVCLGEFQHDETLRLLPKCSHAFHVPCIDTWLRSHKNCPLCRAPVLRDETGAVDQNVQMDSSASVSDHQNYDVRVEDSDDGAGLEDGGGSGESSGERETQPLRRSASMDVSSASNSMDIDTPYGEKVSSSKIDMSNIVEKHGSGSSNSSSSSTTIHKLASFGRALQKGPVSMGRSFSHNRKFLFSTHYRSQSSTLPL; from the coding sequence ATGCCAAATTTTCCACATCCATACAACACTACCTTCCCTTCTCTTCCACCAATGCCTCCTCCTCCTAAATTCGATGTCGATGAACATCCTAAGTTAATCCAACATCATAGACATGTTGTTCAACTAGCGTTGGTTGTGTCCACATGCATAGTTGGTGTGTTCATCTTTCTCTTCATCGTCTCCACTCTCATAAGGTACTTTTACTCCAGGAGATATAACCGCACCCCAAATGGAACAAGACACACACCCATATTGTTCGATTTGAACGGAGATCCTCCCACTTCCAACAACGATCATGACGTCGCCGACCAAGACCACTTGCCGCCTGTCCACCACGTATGGTACATCCGCACCGTCGGTCTCCAACAGTCGCTTATAGACTCCATCACCGTCTTCAAATACAGAAAAAATGAAGGAATCATAGACAGCTCCGAATGTTCCGTGTGCCTCGGAGAGTTCCAACACGACGAAACTCTCAGGTTGTTGCCCAAATGCAGCCACGCCTTCCACGTGCCTTGCATTGACACCTGGCTCCGCTCCCACAAAAACTGCCCCCTCTGTCGCGCGCCTGTGCTCCGCGATGAAACTGGAGCGGTTGATCAGAATGTTCAGATGGATTCAAGCGCGTCTGTGTCTGATCATCAGAATTATGATGTTCGGGTGGAGGATTCTGATGATGGGGCTGGATTAGAAGACGGTGGTGGTTCTGGTGAGTCCTCTGGCGAAAGAGAAACGCAGCCTCTGAGGAGATCGGCTTCCATGGATGTTTCTTCTGCTTCAAATTCAATGGATATAGACACCCCTTATGGGGAAAAAGTGAGTTCCAGTAAGATTGATATGAGTAATATTGTAGAGAAACATGGAAGTGGGAGTTCGAATTCAAGCTCAAGTTCAACTACCATTCACAAGTTGGCTTCATTTGGACGTGCGTTGCAAAAGGGACCAGTCTCCATGGGAAGATCGTTTTCACATAACAGGAAATTTTTGTTCTCCACACATTATAGGAGTCAGAGTTCTACTCTTCCATTGTAA